Genomic segment of Hirundo rustica isolate bHirRus1 chromosome 6, bHirRus1.pri.v3, whole genome shotgun sequence:
GCACGCGGGGCTGTGTTCTCCCCGTGCATGCAAGGACAGCCCCTCGTGGCAGAGCCTTGAGCAGCCCACGCGGCTGcggttgctgctgctggggcagtgggacaggCCTTGCTGCCTGCCAGCTGTCTGGGGCCCTGTCCTTCCTGCCCCCAGATCCCTGAGCATCCCGCTCTCCCTCCAACAAACAATAGTTCCCTCCCTGGCCACCCCACTCAAGGCCTTCTCTCTGTCCTCCTGCAGACCATGAATTCCAAAGCATTCCTTTTCATGCTCTTGAGACGCATCATCCTGTACGCACAGCCGGTGGGTGATGTTTGGGATGAGGAAACACGTCTGCGCATGGAAGCGCGTGCAAAGTACCTGGAATGGGAGAGGATTCGGCTGGAGCACGAGGTGAAGCAGCTCACCCTGAAGCAGATGCAGCTCTTGCAGCTCTCAGCTGTTGCTGTGCTCCTGGTACTTGTCTTGGTCCTATGGTGTATTGGGTGGAAAAAGAGCCAGAGGAGAGAGGAGTTTGAAGAAGGAAACAATGATGCCAATGAAGAGGAAGTCAGAAATGTGGGTGCAAATGAAGAAGATGTTGGAAATGAAGAAGACAATGCGAATGGGGAGGAAGACAACAATGACGACGGCAATGTAGAGGATGTTGGCAGCGTTGCTGCAAATGAAGAAGGCAACGCTGGAAATGAAGAGGACGCTGGTAATGCTGCTGTGAATGAAGAAGATGATTTTGGAAACCAAGTGGCCAATGAGGCTGCAAATGGAGAAAACCATGATGTGGCCAATGTCGTTCAGGGAGAAGAGAATGATTTTGATGATGACATTGGAAGAACTACAATGGAGCGCATACAGTGGCCTGTACAGGACCTGCAGGCAGGCTGTGAGTGGACAGCTGGCCTCATGGACAATTATACAGTTTATTTTGGACATGTCCTATCAAACAGTTTCTACCCAGTCCTGCAACGAGCCATCGGGGTGGGCAGTGCCTTTGAAGGTTGGAGTCCCCGTGAGCAGGATGTTGTGTATCGTGTGCTCATACCCATGACTCCTCCCCGAGGCCACAGCTTCCACCTGGAGCTGgactctgcagggcagaggcacGTGAGGAACTTCCGTGTCCGCGTGCAGCTGGAGTGCACCTGCAcgagggagcagcagggtgagaacatgctctgcttcctgcaccacccccaggaggagctgaggagcaATCAGGATCCCAGCCTCCTAGACACCCTGTGCACTGACTCCTACCTCGACGTGCACAAAACTGCCCGCTGGTTCCACCAAGTGGTGCGAGCAATCTGGCCAGCTTTGCCTCAGTCACACAATTGGCATTTAACGCTGCTGCCCTCCACACGCTCCTGCCAATTCAAGGTGACCAATGGCAGAGAAAGCTTCAGGATTGAGATGCTGTTTGGGGTGCGGAGAGATGACTCAGACATCTTTGTGAGCAGCGAGCCTAGAGAGGCCCTCACCCCAAGCACAACCTGGCCTGAGTCTTATGCTGTGGCAGAGATGAAGTTCTTCGAGCACATCGCCCGGCAGGCCCCCCCTGACAGTTCGCACCTCAAATGCCTGCAGTTCTTCACCCGTCTTCAGCTGGGCTTCAGCTTTCCTACCTATGCCATGAAGACCATTGTTATGCACCTGCTCAATGTCATACCCGTGTCATCGTGGCGCAGGAGAGATTTCCTGATGCGGCTGCTGGATATCAGCGAGAGCCTGCGCTTAAGTGTGCAAGCAAAACACCTCAATCACTTCATTGTGGGTAACCGGAGGCTTCCTCGGGACATCAGTGTACCCAGAGATGTTCGAATGGGCAAGACACACAATATCTTCCATCACCTGGCGCAGCACTCGGCCGCCCACACACAGGCAATGAGTGAGTACCAGGTTCTGCAAGAGTGGTTCAAAGGAATTCTTCTCGGTGAAGGCTGAATGAATGAAGGGGAGGAGCCATGGCGAcgagcacagagctgtgcttgggCTGCTCACAACTAGCAGCGGAGAAGCATCTCATAGGACAAATTTGGTGCTTTAAGGAGGACAGGATGTGTGCAAAGGCTCTGGCGAAGGTTCCACAGCTTCTCCTACCACCTCAGCAGGTGGAAGGCCATGGGAAGATTTATTCTACCTCCTTGGATCATTTCGTTTTCCAAAAAAAGGCACCCAGATCCGCAGAAAGCCCTGCTTATGTATGAGCTGTCCCACTCCTAAAAATGCTCATGAAAAGAGCACATGAAGCCATATGTGCATGGCCGAAGTCACCAAACGCCACCTGCAACATGCAGTTGTTCCCGGCCTTGGAGAAGGGCCAAAATTTAGAGTATGAAAGAAGCAGGACTgtgggacagaaaaaaaagaaacacggcaaaaaagacaaagaggaaaaatcagcACGGATTGTCTGGGATCATTCAATGGATGgactctctccttctctctggaAGAGACACCCTTCGGTCAGCACTGGACCAACTGTCTTGGAGCCGACCTGAAATTTTGTAT
This window contains:
- the LOC120753825 gene encoding inositol 1,4,5-trisphosphate receptor-interacting protein-like 1; protein product: MNSKAFLFMLLRRIILYAQPVGDVWDEETRLRMEARAKYLEWERIRLEHEVKQLTLKQMQLLQLSAVAVLLVLVLVLWCIGWKKSQRREEFEEGNNDANEEEVRNVGANEEDVGNEEDNANGEEDNNDDGNVEDVGSVAANEEGNAGNEEDAGNAAVNEEDDFGNQVANEAANGENHDVANVVQGEENDFDDDIGRTTMERIQWPVQDLQAGCEWTAGLMDNYTVYFGHVLSNSFYPVLQRAIGVGSAFEGWSPREQDVVYRVLIPMTPPRGHSFHLELDSAGQRHVRNFRVRVQLECTCTREQQGENMLCFLHHPQEELRSNQDPSLLDTLCTDSYLDVHKTARWFHQVVRAIWPALPQSHNWHLTLLPSTRSCQFKVTNGRESFRIEMLFGVRRDDSDIFVSSEPREALTPSTTWPESYAVAEMKFFEHIARQAPPDSSHLKCLQFFTRLQLGFSFPTYAMKTIVMHLLNVIPVSSWRRRDFLMRLLDISESLRLSVQAKHLNHFIVGNRRLPRDISVPRDVRMGKTHNIFHHLAQHSAAHTQAMSEYQVLQEWFKGILLGEG